The following proteins are encoded in a genomic region of Hippocampus zosterae strain Florida chromosome 2, ASM2543408v3, whole genome shotgun sequence:
- the dnajc5aa gene encoding dnaJ (Hsp40) homolog, subfamily C, member 5aa → MAEHQRQRSLSTAGESLYHVLGVEKIATSDDIKRSYRKLALKFHPDKNPDNPEAADKFKEINNAHAILNDPTKRNIYDKYGSLGLYVAEQFGEENVNTYFVLSSWWAKALFVFCGLATGCYFCCCLCCCCNCCCGRCKPRPREGQEQDFYVSPEDLEAQLQSDEREAGGEPIMLQPTATETTQLTSDGHYSYHTDTGFN, encoded by the exons ATGGCTGAGCATCAGAGGCAGCGTTCTCTATCCACCGCTGGTGAGTCACTCTACCACGTGCTGGGAGTGGAAAAGATTGCCACAAGTGATGACATCAAGCGCTCCTACAG GAAACTGGCGTTGAAGTTTCACCCTGACAAGAATCCTGACAATCCTGAAGCAGCCGATAAGTTCAAGGAGATAAACAATGCCCACGCAATTCTCAATGACCCCACAAAGCGCAACATTTACGACAAATACGGCTCTCTGGGACTGTACGTGGCCGAGCAGTTCGGAGAGGAGAATGTCAACACTTACTTTGTCCTCTCCAGCTGGTGGGCAAAG GCGCTGTTTGTGTTCTGCGGCCTGGCCACCGGCTGCTACTTCTGCTGCTgcctgtgctgctgctgcaactGCTGCTGCGGACGATGTAAACCTCGGCCACGGGAGGGCCAGGAGCAAGATTTTTACGTGTCCCCGGAGGACCTCGAGGCTCAGTTGCAATCTGACGAGAGAG AAGCGGGAGGCGAGCCCATCATGCTTCAGCCCACCGCAACAGAGACCACCCAGCTGACGTCGGACGGCCACTACTCCTACCACACCGACACCGGCTTCAACTAA
- the LOC127596063 gene encoding tumor protein D54-like isoform X2: MSRPGFSGTSSPSFSSSVPENGCHAAELSDEERDNLRFDLAKMEEEIQTLRQVLLTKEKSAADIRRRLGMGPLSSIKENLSKGWQEVQTSSPYLTASAVLDDISNSNVCVRTKEGLAHASHVTSSALTNVGVVITRRLAELRALPLPSPPRTLNHTMSVPSMRHSSTFRSFEEMVGSVKRRR; the protein is encoded by the exons ATGAGCCGACCGG GTTTTAGCGGGACCTCATCCCCGAGTTTCTCCTCCAGCGtgccagaaaatggatgccacGCTGCAGAGCTAAGTGACGAGGAGAGGGACAATCTGAGGTTCGACCTTGCCAAG ATGGAGGAGGAAATTCAGACTCTCAGGCAGGTGCTGCTGACCAAGGAGAAGTCGGCTGCAGATATCAGGAGGCGGCTGGGTATGGGCCCTCTCAGTAGCATCAAGGAGAACCTGTCCAAAGGCTGGCAAGAAGTGCAGACCTCTTCCCC ATATCTCACAGCCTCTGCAGTCCTGGATGACATCAGCAACTCCAACGT ATGCGTGAGGACCAAGGAAGGTCTCGCTCATGCGAGTCACGTGACCTCTTCCGCATTGACCAACGTGGGCGTGGTCATCACCAGGAGGCTGGCGGAGTTAAG AGCTCTGCCCCTTCCAAGCCCACCACG CACGCTGAATCACACCATGAGTGTGCCATCAATGAG ACACTCCTCCACATTCAGGTCGTTTGAGGAAATGGTTGGCAGTGTGAAG AGGAGAAGATGA
- the LOC127596063 gene encoding tumor protein D54-like isoform X1 codes for MSRPGFSGTSSPSFSSSVPENGCHAAELSDEERDNLRFDLAKMEEEIQTLRQVLLTKEKSAADIRRRLGMGPLSSIKENLSKGWQEVQTSSPYLTASAVLDDISNSNVCVRTKEGLAHASHVTSSALTNVGVVITRRLAELRALPLPSPPRTLNHTMSVPSMRHSSTFRSFEEMVGSVKVSGLMAVM; via the exons ATGAGCCGACCGG GTTTTAGCGGGACCTCATCCCCGAGTTTCTCCTCCAGCGtgccagaaaatggatgccacGCTGCAGAGCTAAGTGACGAGGAGAGGGACAATCTGAGGTTCGACCTTGCCAAG ATGGAGGAGGAAATTCAGACTCTCAGGCAGGTGCTGCTGACCAAGGAGAAGTCGGCTGCAGATATCAGGAGGCGGCTGGGTATGGGCCCTCTCAGTAGCATCAAGGAGAACCTGTCCAAAGGCTGGCAAGAAGTGCAGACCTCTTCCCC ATATCTCACAGCCTCTGCAGTCCTGGATGACATCAGCAACTCCAACGT ATGCGTGAGGACCAAGGAAGGTCTCGCTCATGCGAGTCACGTGACCTCTTCCGCATTGACCAACGTGGGCGTGGTCATCACCAGGAGGCTGGCGGAGTTAAG AGCTCTGCCCCTTCCAAGCCCACCACG CACGCTGAATCACACCATGAGTGTGCCATCAATGAG ACACTCCTCCACATTCAGGTCGTTTGAGGAAATGGTTGGCAGTGTGAAGGTGAGTGGATTAATGGCAGTGATGTGA
- the ppdpfa gene encoding pancreatic progenitor cell differentiation and proliferation factor A isoform X1, producing the protein MAAIPSSGSLIATHDYYRRRIGSTSSSSSCSSAEFSGEVIPHHPGLPRQDSGHWWTSFFFSKPETQKNGNYTVANGQVTCIAREMLLKRQLSENGDMGKSEASSPPPPASSSSS; encoded by the exons ATGGCAGCAATTCCATCAAGCGGCTCCCTCATCGCCACCCATGATTACTACAGAA GGCGCATCGGGTCCACGTCTAGCAGCAGCTCGTGTAGCAGCGCCGAGTTCTCGGGAGAGGTCATCCCACACCACCCTG GACTTCCAAGACAAGATTCTGGCCACTGGTGGACCTCCTTTTTCTTCTCGAAACCCGAAACCCAAAA AAACGGAAACTACACAGTGGCCAACGGTCAGGTGACCTGCATCGCCAGGGAAATGCTTCTGAAGCGACAACTCAGTGAAAACGGCGACATGGGCAAGTCTGAGGCCTCAAGCCCGCCCCCGCcggcctcttcctcttcctcctag
- the ppdpfa gene encoding pancreatic progenitor cell differentiation and proliferation factor A isoform X2, with product MITTEGASGPRLAAARVAAPSSRERSSHTTLDFQDKILATGGPPFSSRNPKPKSKGNYTVANGQVTCIAREMLLKRQLSENGDMGKSEASSPPPPASSSSS from the exons ATGATTACTACAGAA GGCGCATCGGGTCCACGTCTAGCAGCAGCTCGTGTAGCAGCGCCGAGTTCTCGGGAGAGGTCATCCCACACCACCCTG GACTTCCAAGACAAGATTCTGGCCACTGGTGGACCTCCTTTTTCTTCTCGAAACCCGAAACCCAAAAGTAAG GGAAACTACACAGTGGCCAACGGTCAGGTGACCTGCATCGCCAGGGAAATGCTTCTGAAGCGACAACTCAGTGAAAACGGCGACATGGGCAAGTCTGAGGCCTCAAGCCCGCCCCCGCcggcctcttcctcttcctcctag